From Manihot esculenta cultivar AM560-2 chromosome 18, M.esculenta_v8, whole genome shotgun sequence:
ACATTATCTTTACTCCTTTAAGTAGATTTCAATCTGTTCTACAaacatttttaatttgaaaaaagaaTTTAGTGGGCTGTTTGGGGACATCAAAAAAGGTGAACATATCATTTATCAGTAATCTGGATGGTATCTTTACTTTCCAAGACGAAATTGATGGTCACTTGAGATGGAAGGTACACCCACCAGATTCAGAACTCAGGAGAGCAAGAAAATGGAAAACCCAAATAGACAGAAAAGTAAAGAACTGCGAAAAATAAGTTTCTTACTCTATTTTCATCCATCAAAAGATTGGCAGTTTTCAGATCCCTATGTATAATATTATTATGGTGCAAGTAGTTCATTCCCTTTGAAACATCAATTGCCACTCTGAGCAAGGCCTGGAGATTAAAACTTTGCTTTTGTTTATGCAGTAAGTCAAACATGCTTCCACCACACATAAATTCTGAGAAGACAAAAACATATACAGGGAAAGACAATACTTAAATAAAGTTGTTATTCATGTATccagtaaaaaaattatacaataaactcacacacacacacatcaCACAGAAAAATTACCTGTTACAATACACAAGCTCGGAAGGCTGGTACATGCACCAATAAATTGTACAACATTCTTATGCCGAACTCTCCTGCAAATTTCAATCAAGTCTCAAGGAGGAGCAGTAGATGAAAGCTCTAACAGTGGGTGCAGATCATAGCATATATTTTCTTAAAGATTCACAAGGACACATTGAGATTTGACAGAGCATCTTAACAAGTACTTTCCAGATATATATAGGCATGGTTATGAGAAGAAGCAGATAATAGTAGTAATTATGATGAAAGCACATACGatcaaaactaaaatttcatGACCAACCTCATGATAAAGACCTCTTGAGCAAATTCCCTTTGCAATTTATCATTTAGATGTTCAGTCCTAAGAACTTTGATAGCCACATCTTGACTGCAGAATGTCCCTTTATACCTGTTTCGGTCAAATCATATATCAAcgacatatttattaaaatagagGCTGATTATGAGAGTTTATGAGAACTCACAAATCTCCATAGGATCCTGATGCAATTTTGAATTCATATTTCAACAGGCTTGCATCAATTTCCCAAACATCCATTTCGTCAGCAGATATGTTGGCATGATTAGAGATACGATTGATTGTTACTTTTTTCTCTTGCTCCGCAACAGGGTAGATGGCATTAGATTTCAACTGGGTATACACTTCAAATTATCAAGTATAAACAGATTCACCACTGAAAGATTTATAAAACTGCATCACATTCGTGATAATTACCATTACTCCTTTACCACAGATTAACATGGAACTACAAATAGAACAATGAAATAGCAGTGCCAGGGCAGGCTTATAGCAATCAGAGTCATTTCATGATAATGCCATCCTAGAATCAAAGAGAGTTGATAACTTGTAGTTGGATGATCAAGGATGCCACAACTACAAGGTTGCAAGTTGGAAACAATTTTAGAAGCTTAAGAAAGAGGACAAATATTTTTCTCTATAAAATGTAATTCCTATTACCAACTGTGACCAATGAGCAGCATGTAGAATAACTACCTCGAATTTTTGAATTTCCTTTAGCAGCACAAGTTTAAGCTTCTCAGTCTCCTGTCCATCATGCAATTCAAGAAATTAATACTAATGTGAAACTGAGAGATGCTAATTTAGAATTTTGCTTGAGAGTTAAgagattaaatatattaaatctcAGAAGCAAATAATATGCTTCTCTGCACCAAGATTATTGATCATTGTACATCAAGAACTGATTTGCTAACATACTTTTAGAAAAGTTCTCCTACTTTTAGAAAAGTTCTCCTACTAAACACCATAAAAATGTATACATAAATGTCAGTGAGCCATGTCAATATCCCTAAAGACCAGCACTGGTAAAAATAAGAGTTGGGGCAATGGAGGACAGAGGGCAAACCTCATGTTCCCAGTTATCAACAACAAATACATCCAAGGAGTAGCCATCTATTGTGGAAAAAGCATGTGCTTCTGTAATGTTCAGACCGATCGCAGACAGCAAGGATGTCAGCTGAAAAAACAAATAGGAAGAGACTATGTATAGGTCAATTAGAAACATCAAACTTCACACCAATTGGATATAGGTACATGTAATTACACAATAAATGACCTCGATATGATGAAACAAGATGAATTGTTGAAAATTATGTGAATGTTATTGAAGTTGCAAGATAATATGCAACCAGTGCAGGTTATTCAGAGATGATAAGCAGATCGCATATAGATGAAAAGACATCATGGAAAGTCCTGTTTTGACTTTTGAAGTGATACCAAATCATAACATGACTTGTAAACAAACCAGGATATGCAACAACTTGTAACTCAAGAAAAATCGTCTTTACAGAATGCAAGGTGCAGTATGGATATTTAAGataataaataacaaaagagaGGATGGAGTTCAAGAAAGCATGCCATCTAATGAGGTCAAGGGAAGactcaaaaaaaaagaaaagttgagGGATAGATGGAAAGGCTTGACAGCGATGACAATGGTGTCTACCTCCTCTGCCTGGGAGCCTGAGTGGATttagaatttcattaaaatacaGCAAAACATCAAAGCTTTTCTCATAAGCGGAAGGCCAACCAAGACTAATTTCAGGTGAGATGCAACCTTGGTTTACAGAAAAGCCTCTTTAACAATTGAACAGTACCATCAAAAGTGTTTTAAAGTGAGTCCTGCAGGATTACCTCACTAAGCCAACAAACAGTAaatgcaaaaaataaatatgaatagTATATCATTCAAAACCATAGTCTTTAACCTTACACTCTCACTTCATGGTCGTTATCCAAAAATTCAAATCTGAGGTCAGATGCTGCAAAAAGATTAAAGACAGTTCCTGTGCTTATATGCAAAAGCAAAACATGTTCATCAATGTGGGACTATATATCAGCAACTCGCTTATGACGGTGAACACAACAAAGATTCCGTCCACAAATATTAAGAAACTAGCTAAAACAACTACAGGAATAGATCAGTTACCTGACTTAAAAGTTTTGGTTTATCATTAGTTGAAATTGTAATTTCATGCATCAGCCTGCAAAACCAAGGAAACATTGCAGGTTTAGCATGTTCTAGAAATCAAGAAGGACATTGATAAACCTAAGGGATATGCACTATGAACATGATGGACCTAAGAGTACTTCACCATTCAAAGAAAGTGTTAAATATCCCATATCAGTTAGTATGAGTAATATGCCCCTTATAATGACTTTGCAATCCTCCTCCTTCTTGAACAAGCTTTAGAAGGTGAGTTAGGCCCAAGTCCATTTTTTAAACATGTTATCAGAGTTTCCCTACCAAGGTTGACTGAAGAGGTAACAAACAACACTATCTAATATCTCATAGGATTATTTACCATTTTTCCAAAGTGATAATGTATATCAGCTGAGCTTATCTCATTAAATAAAGCATTCTATGAGAAAACATGGTCAACAATAAATCATAAACAAAATGATCCATATTTGTGTGACAACTTCGAAATCAAAAAATTGCTTTagttcataactttacatttgcATCCATAAATACACATCTATTCCGCCCCATGGAAAGTCAAGAGACAGAATATGCTAACTGCTTATGATCAGGCAGAATTCAGGCAACTTTCAGGTTATACAAGTTAACATCTACAGATCTATTAAACAGAATATTATGGTGAAGCCTTAAATCCCTTCTTTTTCCCAGCAGGAAGACCCTATGAACACAGAAGGTGTTTGAATTTCCACTCAGATTTTAGCTAGACTTCAATTAATCTTTTATAGTCTCATTTTCCCACCTCCTTTTATTTCCTTGAAAGGGGTATTTACCTTTTGGATGGCTCCACAAATTCAGAAATTTGAGTGACTACAGAATGTAAATATCAATGGAAGCCTAATAATGGTGAAGCTTTAAGTGTATTGAATATTAAGAAGATTAGTCAAGTGGCCAAACAAACACTAAAACAGGGAATATTTCGAGTTCATCCTGACAAAGAACCTTTGAGAACTATTACCGAGAGTAAAGTGGACTCGTAATCAAGTTGGTACCCTTCTCTCGAGCTTCAGATACAAGTTCAAGCTCAGGCAATGAACCAAaggctggtggtggaggaatgCTAAGAATGAGAGGAAAAGGAAGGGGGGATTTGGTAAATTATTCAACAACAAAAATTTTCACGTAAGAAAATAAATCCAAATTGTAGCCATGCCTCTGCTTGTACATATGATCACAATATTGAAGTTCCACTTCTCCTGGAGAATGTGAATGAACAGAGTCACCACAATTTTCATCACAGATAGTGCGAACCTGCACAAGAGAGAAATGCCAAAATGCATTGTCGGAGCAAGAAGCCTAAATTGGAATGTGAAAATAGCAATGGAAAGTTAAAAGTGCCAGTAACTAACATCAAAGGTAGTTGGCACTTAACATCAAAAGGCAAACAAATGTTAACAGGAAGTACAAATCCTATTTTAGAATCCATATGAACCTGAAAATGATATAAAATAGGATATCAACTTCGTAAATAGattatcaaatttattaatgtCAACTTAAAAAGAATCCCCAGAAAATTCACCAATTTTGGGGTCGATAATAAGCAGTTTAAGTGTCATCacacttaatttaaaaaactctTATAACATGAAAAAGAAGTTTAGAAGATGTATAAAAACTACAAAGAGAATACTTCTATCAAGCAAGCAACCTCTATGAACGTTGACACGGTTTTGCCTCGTAAATTTGTTGATAAACTTGGCTATATTTTGCTAGTCTTTTTTGCTACAATGAGCTATGTTCTCGTCTGGATTTCCATTTTATACTCTTGATAAGTTAAGTCAGCCTTTTTATACCGTTTGGAAGACTAACATTATGGCAGACAAGCATTATATATTTAATCCAATCAACGCTCCCCCAGTACCAAGTTACGATGGGAAAGGAGCTCACAGATCGCCCATTCGCAGAAATGGCCCAAAATCGGTGGTTAATCTTCAAAAAATGGTGAACAAAATGGAAGCTTCATCCCTAATAACAATAAACAAATAGACACATATAAAATTGGGTTTAATAAGCTCCCAgactattattaatttattatcgttATCAATAAGCCTTCACAATATTTTATCATAAAACTCATGGAATATGGCGTAAATACCCTAACAATAATTGAGTATAAAATATTAGAGGCTTGAGTAGAGTCTAGAAGAATGTTGCGTAAGCCAAAGGGAAAGTATCAACAGCCAAGATACCAACTACCGCTGAGGAATCAATGTCTGAATCTCTCGTGTTCATACCTGCACAAGGCGAACTTCAATTGCAGGCCCAGTAGCAGGATCATGTGCCTGCTGAAGTAATCTCTTATGCATGAGGACATCTTGTGCCCTCTCTGCATTCACATCCAGTGCATACCTAAAAAATAAGCAATTTAGATCGCTGTACACACCCATCAAAGGAACTTAAATAATCTAAATACAGCCAACAAGAATAGCTGTCTGGCCAATCAAGTTTTCAATACtagctaaaaaaattaaaatacaattacACAAAGAGTAAGCCGATTCTTTGTGTTCATTGGATAAAGGGAAagcgagagaaaaaaaaatccatacaCACCGAGAATTATTGAGTGGAGACAACATATGACGTCATTGTTAACAAGTTTTATCCGGAAAAAACAATTACCAGTGTTATTCCATCGAGAAAATCAAGGAATCAAAGAGCAGAATATGCAATAATCCCCTGTCTGTTAAATAAGAAACGAATGTAAAAGCAAACAGCAAAGGTTCCATGCATCTTCTTTCCAAGCAAAAGAAAAATCTATATTTATGTACATAATCAATCGTCATACAATTTTCTATGCTATTTCCATATAGACCAAACACAATTctgttaaatttcaaatttatactGATTCCATTATCTATTGTCAAAAACTCATATTACTCTGTTCTTCCTCTCTCTTATCCAGCAAAAAAACAGAATCAAATTACAGCAAGGCTAGGGTTGGGAATACCTAGTAGGAAGCCTACAAAAATGAGCCCAGAGCCTATCTTCAAAGCCAGGAAGCTTTGCCTCCTCATCATTGGAGTCCTTGAGTCGATTAAGAACTTCGTTATATACCTCAATCTTTTGCCTGTGGTTTCGACTCTGATTGGGCAAAAAATCCACTGCTCTGCTA
This genomic window contains:
- the LOC110606622 gene encoding serine/threonine-protein kinase STY46 — its product is MGDAESCSSRAVDFLPNQSRNHRQKIEVYNEVLNRLKDSNDEEAKLPGFEDRLWAHFCRLPTRYALDVNAERAQDVLMHKRLLQQAHDPATGPAIEVRLVQVRTICDENCGDSVHSHSPGEVELQYCDHMYKQSIPPPPAFGSLPELELVSEAREKGTNLITSPLYSRLMHEITISTNDKPKLLSQLTSLLSAIGLNITEAHAFSTIDGYSLDVFVVDNWEHEETEKLKLVLLKEIQKFELKSNAIYPVAEQEKKVTINRISNHANISADEMDVWEIDASLLKYEFKIASGSYGDLYKGTFCSQDVAIKVLRTEHLNDKLQREFAQEVFIMRRVRHKNVVQFIGACTSLPSLCIVTEFMCGGSMFDLLHKQKQSFNLQALLRVAIDVSKGMNYLHHNNIIHRDLKTANLLMDENRVVKVADFGIARIQDQSGVMTAETGTYRWMAPEVIEHKPYDRKVDVFSFSIVLWELLTGKLPYEHLTPLQAAVGVVQQGLRPSIPKDTHPKLAELLERCWQKDPSLRPEFSEILELLQQLVRKVADERVDGKEDKSSRRAVRAVRRGKH